In Miscanthus floridulus cultivar M001 chromosome 5, ASM1932011v1, whole genome shotgun sequence, one genomic interval encodes:
- the LOC136453109 gene encoding leucine-rich repeat receptor protein kinase HPCA1-like — MVAMQQLLLLFLLLVYVRPSFSQTNSQDVAALKALMNNWRNEPESWTGSTDPCTSWVGISCSNGRVTEMRLASMNLQGTLSNAIGQLSALKYLDLSNNQNLGGPLIPNIGNLKQLTTLILLGCKFTGNIPEEIGNLSQLTFLALNSNNFTGGIPPTLGLLSNLFWLDMSANQLSGQIPVSPGLNQLVNTGHFHFSENQLTGPMSESLFSDKMNLIHVIFNNNNFTGPIPASLGKVKSLKIIRLDHNQFSGPVPNSIAALSNLMELSLANNQLNGTVPDLTDVTQLDYVDLSNNNFASSPAPGWFSTLTSLNTIFMDNDDLNGTIPSAMFSLPNLQQVSLARNAFSGKLNLTGNISSQLQVVNLTSNQIIEANVTGYSNSLILTENPVCLDNISFCTLKQKQQAPYATNLGPCAAIPCPFDQSASPITSQNCACTNPFQGLMIFQAPAFSDVISPTMFQLLESTLMQNLSLAPRSVAISNVQFSPGNPLILTVKIFPASGTSFNRSEVIRIISPLVNQTYKAPTNFGPYSFIASTYFPAPSNKKSSMGKAAIIGIAIAGVVLILGLIVVAIYALRQKRIAKEAVERTTNPFASWGAGGTDNGDAPQLKGARYFSFEELKKCTNNFSETHEIGSGGYGKVYKGTLANGQIAAIKRAQQGSMQGAAEFKNEIELLSRVHHKNLVSLVGFCYEQGEQMLVYEYIPYGTLRENLMGKRGVNLDWKNRLRIAIGSAKGLAYLHELADPPIIHRDIKSTNILLDESLNAKVADFGLSKLVSDTQKGHVSTQVKGTLGYLDPEYYMTQQLSEKSDVYSFGVVLLELITASQPIEKGRYIVREIRTAIDQYDQEYYGLKGLIDPKIRDSAKLIGFRRFIQLAMECVEESAVDRPTMNDVVKELEIIIQNEGAQLLNSASLSVEQFGNEKSRDPYAEHLPMNDESSSTTFDYNSVYSYSAVQPK; from the exons ATGGTGGCGATGCAGCAGCTGCTACTTCTGTTCTTGCTCTTGGTATATGTCCGGCCAAGTTTCAGTCAGACGAACTCCCAAGATG TTGCTGCACTTAAGGCTTTGATGAATAATTGGCGAAATGAACCAGAAAGCTGGACAGGTTCAACCGATCCCTGCACCTCCTGGGTTGGAATTTCCTGTTCCAATGGTCGGGTGACAGAAAT GAGATTAGCAAGCATGAATCTGCAAGGTACATTAAGCAATGCCATAGGCCAACTATCTGCTTTGAAATATCT GGATCTGTCTAACAACCAAAACCTCGGGGGTCCACTTATTCCAAATATTGGAAATCTGAAGCAGCTCACCACTCT GATTTTGCTTGGATGCAAGTTCACAGGGAATATCCCGGAAGAAATAGGCAACTTATCACAGCTCACATTCCT GGCACTAAACTCAAATAACTTCACTGGTGGAATTCCACCAACACTTGGCCTCCTTTCAAATCTTTTCTGGTTGGACATGTCAGCAAATCAGTTGTCAGGACAAATACCAGTTTCTCCAGGGTTGAATCAACTTGTCAACACGGGGCATTT CCACTTCAGTGAGAACCAGTTGACAGGCCCGATGAGCGAAAGCCTTTTCAGTGACAAGATGAACCTTATACATGT GATATTTAATAATAACAACTTTACTGGACCAATCCCAGCATCTCTTGGAAAAGTCAAATCACTTAAAATAAT CCGACTAGATCATAACCAGTTCAGCGGTCCAGTTCCCAATAGTATTGCCGCCCTAAGTAACCTGATGGAACT GAGTTTAGCAAACAACCAACTGAACGGGACCGTGCCGGATCTCACTGATGTAACCCAGCTAGATTACGT AGACCTAAGCAATAATAACTTTGCAAGCTCGCCAGCACCAGGATGGTTTTCAACGTTGACATCCCTAAATACCAT ATTTATGGATAATGATGATCTTAATGGGACAATCCCTAGTGCTATGTTCAGTCTCCCCAACCTGCAGCAAGT ATCACTAGCTAGGAACGCGTTCAGTGGGAAACTTAATCTGACAGGTAACATCAGCTCGCAGTTGCAGGTTGTTAATTTGACATCTAATCAAATCATCGAAGCGAATGTAACGGGTTACAGCAACAGCCTTAT ATTAACAGAGAATCCTGTATGTTTGGATAACATTAGTTTCTGCACActcaagcaaaagcagcaagcGCCATATGCCACTAACCTTGGCCCATGTGCTGCCATTCCATGCCCCTTTGATCAGTCAGCAAGTCCAATCACTTCACAGAACTGTGCATGCACCAATCCCTTTCAGGGTTTGATGATCTTCCAAGCACCCGCCTTCTCTGATGTCATAAGCCCCACGATGTTCCAACTTCTGGAGTCAACGCTTATGCAGAACCTTAGCCTGGCACCAAGATCAGTTGccatttccaatgttcaattcagTCCAGGAAACCCTCTAATATTGACAGTGAAGATTTTTCCAGCCAGTGGAACGAGCTTCAATCGCTCAGAAGTCATAAGAATCATTTCTCCTCTGGTCAACCAAACTTATAAAGCCCCAACTAATTTTGGACCATACAGCTTCATAGCGAGCACATACTTTCCAG CTCCCAGCAATAAAAAGTCCTCAATGGGCAAGGCAGCAATAATTGGAATAGCAATCGCGGGTGTTGTCCTTATTCTTGGCCTTATTGTGGTAGCAATATATGCTCTACGACAGAAAAGAATAGCCAAGGAGGCAGTAGAGCGAACTACAAATCCTTTCG CATCATGGGGAGCTGGTGGGACAGACAACGGAGATGCACCACAACTGAAGGGTGCAAGATACTTTTCATTCGAGGAACTGAAAAAATGCACCAATAATTTCTCAGAAACTCATGAGATAGGATCCGGAGGATATGGGAAG GTGTACAAAGGAACACTAGCAAACGGGCAAATAGCTGCAATAAAACGCGCGCAGCAAGGATCCATGCAAGGTGCAGCTGAATTCAAGAATGAGATAGAACTGCTGTCCAGGGTTCATCACAAGAACCTAGTGAGCCTAGTGGGTTTCTGCTACGAACAAGGGGAACAGATGTTGGTTTATGAATATATTCCTTATGGGACATTAAGGGAGAACTTGATGG GTAAAAGAGGAGTGAACTTAGATTGGAAGAACCGCCTCAGGATTGCCATTGGCtcagcaaaaggtctagcataccTCCATGAACTTGCTGATCCACCAATCATACACAGAGATATCAAATCAACCAATATCCTTTTGGATGAAAGTCTCAATGCTAAGGTTGCTGATTTTGGTCTTTCAAAACTTGTGTCTGACACACAAAAGGGCCATGTTTCTACCCAAGTAAAGGGAACATTG GGCTATTTGGATCCTGAATATTACATGACGCAACAGCTCTCTGAAAAGAGTGATGTCTACAGCTTTGGAGTTGTCCTGCTAGAACTAATAACTGCCAGCCAGCCCATAGAGAAAGGCAGGTATATTGTCCGTGAGATCAGGACAGCAATAGATCAATATGATCAAGAATACTATGGCTTGAAGGGCCTAATCGATCCAAAAATCCGGGATTCAGCTAAATTAATTGGCTTCAGGAGATTTATACAGTTGGCTATGGAATGTGTGGAAGAGTCTGCTGTTGACCGCCCAACAATGAATGATGTGGTGAAGGAACTTGAGATCATCATACAGAATGAAGGGGCACAATTGTTAAACTCAGCGTCTTTATCAGTTGAACAATTTGGAAACGAAAAGAGTCGAGATCCTTATGCAGAACATTTGCCTATGAATGATGAAAGCAGCAGCACCACTTTTGACTACAACAGTGTGTATTCATACTCAGCTGTTCAACCAAAGTAG